In the genome of Longimicrobiales bacterium, one region contains:
- a CDS encoding response regulator, whose protein sequence is MVNPDSPYRRPPFALIVTGQEWVSLSMVTIFSPKGYAVLRSFNGTQALERVRETAPDLLVVDQELRDMSGTDFCRALREQGVVGPTTPVVLISTGPWPRDSKIEALRAGAWEACSLPMDSEEMFLKIDAWVRAKLASDDTRDQGLLDPDTGLYNTQGLLRRIAELAAGASRHHRPLACVVLSAEPGAAAGAATAEPLPFGSTWTAASVRSFAATLMAEGRASDAIGRMSPTEFVILAPDTDDDGVLGLAERLRKAVGRSAPDPGTEWQVRFGCYAVPDMHDASIAPTEVLIRAAEALRGGDGDQSPVRFFTQTPESRN, encoded by the coding sequence ATGGTGAACCCGGATAGCCCGTACAGGCGGCCCCCTTTTGCCCTGATCGTAACAGGACAGGAATGGGTCTCCCTCTCGATGGTCACGATCTTCTCACCAAAGGGCTATGCGGTACTGCGGTCGTTCAACGGCACGCAGGCGCTGGAACGGGTTCGCGAGACCGCGCCCGACCTCCTCGTGGTGGACCAGGAGCTTCGTGACATGTCGGGCACGGACTTCTGCCGGGCTCTGCGCGAGCAGGGTGTGGTCGGTCCCACTACGCCGGTGGTGCTGATCTCCACCGGTCCCTGGCCGAGGGATTCCAAGATCGAGGCGCTGCGCGCCGGGGCGTGGGAGGCGTGTTCGCTGCCAATGGACAGCGAGGAGATGTTCCTGAAGATCGACGCGTGGGTGCGGGCGAAGCTCGCAAGCGATGACACGCGCGATCAGGGTCTGCTCGATCCTGACACCGGTCTGTACAACACACAGGGCCTGCTGCGCCGCATTGCGGAGCTGGCCGCCGGTGCTTCGCGGCACCACCGCCCGCTCGCGTGCGTCGTGCTGTCTGCCGAGCCTGGGGCTGCCGCTGGTGCGGCCACGGCCGAGCCGCTCCCGTTCGGCTCCACGTGGACGGCGGCCAGTGTGAGGTCGTTCGCGGCCACGCTGATGGCAGAGGGACGTGCATCCGATGCCATAGGTCGCATGAGCCCAACCGAGTTCGTCATTCTGGCTCCCGATACCGACGACGATGGCGTGCTGGGTCTGGCGGAGCGACTCAGGAAGGCTGTGGGCAGGAGTGCCCCCGATCCGGGAACGGAGTGGCAGGTGCGATTCGGGTGCTACGCAGTGCCGGACATGCATGACGCCTCGATCGCGCCCACGGAGGTCCTGATCCGGGCCGCCGAGGCCCTGCGGGGCGGCGACGGAGATCAGAGCCCCGTCCGGTTCTTCACCCAGACTCCCGAGTCCCGCAACTGA